The following coding sequences lie in one Arachis stenosperma cultivar V10309 chromosome 5, arast.V10309.gnm1.PFL2, whole genome shotgun sequence genomic window:
- the LOC130981489 gene encoding uncharacterized protein LOC130981489, producing MFIRSTDTLSDLKRNILRKAGLCGVKSVKKVFYKIPMVVVSSGVHYETFVIGSDEDMEGLQCQILSRRRWGGASTLMPVVAAGCLLAAPPLVLAPVVRTPGLITSLVGSGESDHVEDVMRKDDSDDEPDHISGDSEEETPIAPPAPQGPSSFGSHQQPSHFSTLNVEAIIESDHLKYVGRCKEFGNSCTWMIRVALRQCKGNWEVRRADAAVTIKVLQEVTESTYGFRPSYRKMWKAKEKADAQIYGDWKESRIGNSHCSSSNQMQAIQRVWRQWNEGTALELVYRSIGNSYTESEVLRCIHVGLLQVLLDLL from the exons ATGTTTATCCGTTCGACTGATACTTTATCGGATCTAAAGAGGAACATATTGCGGAAGGCAGGGTTGTGTGGGGTTAAGTCAGTGAAAAAGGTGTTCTACAAGATTCCGATGGTGGTAGTGTCAAGTGGTGTGCATTATGAAACATTTGTGATAGGGTCGGATGAAGACATGGAG GGACTTCAGTGCCAAATTCTCAGTCGACGACGGTGGGGGGGTGCTTCTACTTTGATGCCTGTCGTTGCAGCCGGTTGTCTCTTAGCTGCACCTCCACTTGTTCTAGCACCGGTAGTTAGAACACCTGGTTTGATTACTAGTCTTGTTGGAAGTGGTGAGTCGGATCACGTTGAGGACGTGATGCGGAAAGATGATTCAGACGATGAACCTGATCACATATCGGGGGATAGTGAGGAGGAGACTCCGATAGCCCCACCTGCACCTCAGGGGCCATCCAGTTTTGGGTCCCACCAACAACCGTCCCATTTCTCAACGCTGAACGTGGAAGCA ATTATTGAATCAGATCATCTGAAGTATGTTGGGAGATGCAAGGAATTTGGAAATAGCTGCACGTGGATGATCCGCGTGGCACTTCGACAGTGCAAGGGTAACTGGGAGGTTAGAAG GGCGGATGCAGCGGTTACGATAAAGGTATTGCAGGAAGTTACTGAGTCAACCTACGGATTCAGGCCTAGTTATAGAAAGATGTGGAAGGCAAAGGAGAAGGCAGACGCACAGATTTATGGGGATTGGAAAGAGTC GCGCATAGGGAATTCACATTGCAGCAGCAGCAATCAAATGCAAGCGATTCAGAGG GTGTGGAGGCAATGGAATGAAGGAACTGCTTTAGAACTAGTTTATCGATCTATTGGCAATTCATACACAGAATCTGAAGTTCTAAGATGCATACATGTTGGTCTC TTGCAGGTTCTTCTAGATCTACTTTGA
- the LOC130981490 gene encoding putative F-box protein At5g55150, with product MGDIDRWAHIDEDLLLEISTWFFSYYDYIQLRLVCKEWRLKLPKISNANNVPWLLIPEETEKNSYEDEEIVQLPVAGQEILDTHGLEERGIYHVMLPKMKMQNSVIRGSSHGWLIMVSLSEGTVLLLNPFTNVEFRLPHISTFPNVIKYEPDNHGDEYTLLDFHDRSETFDCDSAHKIQLLKVVINSPPDCNNHNFMAAAIYGFQRRLAFYKPNDMRWVEFPTRNTEFEDVIFFGEKIYAVNHAGQLYEFDTKTKSGRLEGGIHEVRPPSRVETSTLTIKYLIGCANGSLLMLVRHFRTPLNRRRYDETYKFDIYELKKNGKKWSRVYNLGDYILMIGFTSSVQIPASYPKTGNQIFFSDNMIEKSIDYAVAQDLGVFSLENRRFYRLLLDLKFFCPPLWLLP from the coding sequence ATGGGTGATATTGATAGATGGGCACACATTGATGAAGATTTGTTGCTAGAAATTTCAACATGGTTTTTTTCATACTATGATTATATCCAACTTCGATTGGTTTGCAAAGAATGGAGGTTGAAACTTCCAAAGATTTCCAATGCCAACAATGTTCCGTGGCTGCTAATACCTGAAGAAACAGAGAAGAATTCTTATGAAGACGAGGAGATCGTGCAATTACCTGTTGCAGGTCAAGAAATTCTTGATACTCACGGCCTTGAAGAGCGGGGAATCTACCATGTCATGCTGCCAAAGATGAAGATGCAGAATTCTGTCATCCGTGGTTCTTCTCATGGATGGTTAATTATGGTATCTTTATCTGAAGGTACCGTGCTACTGTTAAATCCATTTACAAATGTTGAGTTTCGTCTTCCTCACATCTCAACTTTTCCTAATGTAATTAAGTACGAGCCTGATAATCATGGAGATGAATACACTCTGTTGGATTTTCACGACAGAAGTGAAACTTTTGATTGCGATTCGGCTCATAAAATTCAACTTTTGAAGGTTGTTATAAATTCACCTCCTGACTGCAACAATCATAATTTTATGGCGGCTGCCATATATGGGTTTCAACGTCGATTAGCCTTTTACAAGCCTAATGATATGAGATGGGTAGAGTTTCCAACTAGAAATACCGAGTTTGAAGATGTTATATTTTTTGGAGAGAAGATATATGCAGTAAACCATGCTGGCCAGTTATATGAATTTGATACAAAGACAAAATCAGGGCGGCTTGAGGGAGGAATCCATGAAGTCAGACCTCCATCTCGAGTCGAAACAAGCACTTTAACGATTAAATATCTGATTGGATGTGCCAATGGAAGTTTATTAATGTTGGTAAGACATTTTCGCACTCCTTTGAATAGAAGACGCTATGATGAAACTTACAAATTCGACATCTATGAActgaaaaaaaatggaaaaaaatggTCAAGAGTTTATAATTTGGGTgattacatactaatgatcggATTTACTTCTTCTGTTCAAATACCCGCATCTTATCCAAAGACAGGAAATCAGATATTCTTCTCCGATAACATGATAGAGAAATCAATTGACTATGCTGTTGCTCAAGATCTTGGCGTCTTTAGTTTGGAAAACAGACGTTTTTATAGACTATTGTTAGATTTGAAGTTTTTTTGTCCTCCCCTTTGGTTGCTACCCTAA